A window from Sphingobium sp. EM0848 encodes these proteins:
- a CDS encoding GDP-mannose 4,6-dehydratase: protein MAKVLITGADGFTGRYLSSALLERRHHVIGLSRTAGVLENGVEVHACDLTDVAALQEMITTCRADWVVHLAAISFVAHADVTELYQANIIGTRNLLDLLSRADVMPSRILVASSANVYGNRREGILSEDMPSQPANDYGISKQAVESLARIYSGRLPIIVTRPFNYTGRGQSQQFLLPKIVEHFRSKAPSIRLGNIDVARDFSDVRTLVDCYIRLLECEESLGGTFNICSGEAHLLRDIIAMAEEKTGHRIEIEIDPNLVRRDEVKTLAGSKAALEQVIGPVDAIPVEDTIAWMLADG, encoded by the coding sequence ATGGCCAAGGTTCTGATCACTGGTGCTGACGGTTTCACGGGCCGTTATCTGTCGTCGGCGCTTCTTGAGCGTCGGCATCATGTCATAGGCTTGTCCCGGACGGCGGGCGTGTTGGAGAATGGTGTGGAAGTCCACGCCTGCGATTTGACCGACGTCGCTGCGCTTCAGGAGATGATTACGACCTGTCGTGCCGACTGGGTCGTGCATCTCGCGGCGATATCCTTCGTGGCGCATGCCGATGTGACGGAGCTTTACCAGGCGAACATCATCGGCACCCGCAACCTGCTCGACCTCCTGTCGCGTGCGGACGTCATGCCCTCCCGAATATTGGTGGCGAGCAGCGCAAACGTCTATGGCAATAGGCGGGAAGGCATATTGAGCGAGGACATGCCGTCGCAGCCTGCCAATGATTATGGCATCAGCAAGCAGGCGGTCGAGTCCCTCGCGCGGATTTATAGCGGGCGGCTGCCGATCATCGTGACCCGGCCTTTCAACTATACGGGGCGCGGCCAATCCCAGCAGTTTTTGCTGCCCAAGATCGTGGAGCATTTTCGTAGCAAGGCACCGTCCATCCGCCTAGGAAACATCGACGTGGCCCGTGATTTCTCGGACGTGCGTACGCTGGTGGATTGCTACATTCGGCTTCTTGAATGCGAGGAGTCCTTGGGCGGTACGTTTAATATTTGCTCGGGCGAAGCACATCTGTTGCGGGATATCATCGCAATGGCCGAAGAGAAGACGGGTCATCGCATCGAGATCGAGATTGATCCCAATCTCGTCCGTCGCGACGAAGTGAAGACTCTCGCAGGGAGCAAGGCGGCCCTCGAGCAGGTAATTGGTCCG